Proteins encoded within one genomic window of Arachis ipaensis cultivar K30076 chromosome B08, Araip1.1, whole genome shotgun sequence:
- the LOC107614385 gene encoding NADH dehydrogenase [ubiquinone] iron-sulfur protein 4, mitochondrial, which translates to MAGNMLPGIRRVVGRSGCDGYRGWSRWLSSNIESDALVEVKPGEVGMISGIPEQHLRRRVVIYSPARTASQQGSGKVGKWKMDFLSTQKWENPLMGWTSTGDPYSYVGEAALSFDSEAAARAFAEKHGWDYTVKKRHTPLLKPKSYADNFKWKGPNKTDDGHAY; encoded by the exons ATGGCAGGGAATATGCTACCGGGAATACGAAGGGTGGTTGGAAGAAGTGGTTGTGACGGTTACAGAGGGTGGAGTAGATGGTTGAGCTCTAACATAGAGTCAGACGCATTGGTGGAAGTGAAGCCAGGGGAGGTTGGAATGATATCCGGTATTCCAGAACAACATCTAAGGAGAAGG GTCGTCATTTATTCCCCTGCAAGGACCGCATCCCAGCAAGGCTCAGGCAAAGTTGGAAAATGGAAAATGGATTTCTTATCTACGCAAAA gtgGGAAAATCCGTTGATGGGTTGGACTTCAACCGGTGATCCCTACTCCTATGTCGGTGAGGCAGCTCTCAGCTTTGATAGCGAAGCTGCTGCCAGGGCTTTTGCTGAAAAACACGGTTGGGACTATACG gtTAAAAAACGTCACACTCCCCTTTTAAAG CCTAAATCTTACGCAGATAACTTCAAATGGAAGGGACCAAACAAAACTGACGATGGGCATGCTTATTAG